In a single window of the Aquarana catesbeiana isolate 2022-GZ linkage group LG13, ASM4218655v1, whole genome shotgun sequence genome:
- the LOC141116673 gene encoding protein S100-A1-like, giving the protein MSKLEKAMDTLINVFHTYSAWEGDKHKLCKRELKDLLQNELGEYLEEQKDATSVDRILKELDENGDGEVDFQEFVILVASLTVACNTTFCESS; this is encoded by the exons ATGTCAAAACTTGAAAAGGCCATGGATACACTTATCAACGTCTTCCACACATATTCCGCTTGGGAAGGTGACAAGCACAAGCTGTGCAAGAGGGAACTGAAGGATCTTCTACAGAACGAGCTTGGAGAGTATCTTGAG GAGCAAAAAGATGCCACCTCCGTGGACAGGATCCTGAAGGAGCTGGATGAGAACGGAGATGGGGAGGTGGACTTTCAGGAGTTTGTCATCTTGGTGGCCTCTTTGACCGTGGCCTGCAACACCACCTTCTGCGAGAGCAGCTGA